Proteins encoded by one window of Nisaea sediminum:
- a CDS encoding GNAT family N-acetyltransferase: MPSSYTTGASAGLQADTAVKDAAKDIRFRFACPEDCTHLALLADMATRRLTSHLWGLVAAPGQSAFEAGRAIIRNDETHLSRYANWRIAECRGQVVGAINGYIQPDLTGQPSMTSEVLAPLNALKSVAAGTWYLSAAAIYPEHQGHGFGKALLAEAEARARAAGSDRLTLMVGSFNPRARALYRQTGFVEWDRRPFTPFPGSDTPGEWILMVKDLSQILSVRNRISATPEEISS, from the coding sequence ATGCCGTCTTCCTACACCACCGGTGCGTCCGCAGGACTGCAGGCCGACACTGCCGTCAAGGACGCCGCCAAAGACATCCGGTTCAGGTTCGCCTGCCCGGAGGATTGCACTCATCTCGCTTTGCTGGCCGACATGGCGACCCGCCGCCTGACCTCCCATCTCTGGGGCCTTGTTGCCGCCCCGGGCCAATCGGCATTCGAGGCCGGCCGGGCCATCATCCGCAACGACGAGACACATCTGTCCCGCTACGCGAACTGGCGCATCGCCGAGTGTCGAGGTCAGGTTGTCGGTGCGATCAACGGCTATATCCAGCCGGACCTGACGGGCCAACCCTCTATGACGTCTGAGGTGCTGGCGCCGCTGAACGCACTGAAGTCCGTTGCGGCCGGGACCTGGTACCTGTCTGCGGCGGCGATCTATCCAGAGCATCAGGGGCATGGTTTCGGAAAAGCCCTGCTCGCCGAGGCCGAAGCGCGCGCCAGGGCGGCGGGGAGCGACCGACTGACCCTCATGGTCGGCAGCTTCAATCCGCGGGCCCGGGCGCTCTATCGGCAGACCGGTTTCGTCGAATGGGACCGCCGGCCTTTCACACCCTTTCCAGGCTCGGACACACCCGGCGAGTGGATCCTGATGGTCAAGGATCTGAGCCAGATTCTCTCCGTCCGAAACCGAATTAGCGCAACACCTGAGGAGATTTCATCATGA
- the gatB gene encoding Asp-tRNA(Asn)/Glu-tRNA(Gln) amidotransferase subunit GatB: protein MSEAKSNLIEGATGAWEIVIGLEVHAQVTSKSKLFSGAATAFGAEPNTQVSLVDSAMPGMLPVINEECVRQAVRTGLGLKAKINRFSVFDRKNYFYADLPQGYQISQYKQPIVGEGEIEVDLPDGSTKTVGIERLHLEQDAGKSIHDQSPSQSFIDLNRSGVALMEIVSRPDIRSAAEAAAYVKKLRSILRYLGSCDGNMQEGSMRADVNVSVRRPGEEFGTRCEIKNMNSIRFMQQAIEYEARRQIEIIEDGGTIDQETRLYDPNRGETRSMRSKEEAHDYRYFPDPDLLPLEFSEAFVEEEKARLPELPDAKKARFMSEWGLSAYDAAILVEEQETAAFYEKVAEGRDPKLAANWMITELFGNLNKAGKSLAESPVDEAKLGGLIDLITDNTISGRIAKDVFAEMFESGKDAATIVEEKGLRQVTDTGAIEELIDSVMASQAEKVAEYRSGKDKLFGFFVGQVMKQSQGKANPAMVNELLKKKLAG from the coding sequence ATGAGCGAAGCGAAATCCAACCTGATCGAGGGCGCCACCGGCGCGTGGGAGATCGTTATCGGTCTCGAGGTCCATGCCCAGGTGACCTCCAAGTCGAAGCTGTTCTCCGGCGCGGCAACCGCCTTCGGGGCCGAGCCGAACACCCAGGTCTCGCTGGTCGACAGCGCGATGCCCGGCATGCTGCCGGTGATCAACGAGGAATGCGTGCGCCAGGCCGTGCGCACCGGCCTCGGCCTGAAGGCCAAGATCAACCGCTTCAGCGTCTTCGACCGCAAGAACTATTTCTACGCGGACCTGCCGCAGGGCTACCAGATCAGCCAGTACAAGCAGCCGATCGTCGGCGAGGGCGAGATTGAGGTCGACCTGCCGGACGGCAGCACGAAGACGGTCGGCATCGAGCGGCTGCATCTGGAACAGGATGCGGGCAAGTCGATCCACGACCAGAGCCCGTCGCAGAGCTTCATCGACCTCAACCGCTCCGGCGTCGCGCTGATGGAGATCGTCTCCCGGCCCGACATCCGCTCGGCGGCGGAGGCGGCGGCCTATGTGAAGAAGCTGCGCTCGATCCTGCGCTATCTCGGCAGCTGCGACGGCAACATGCAGGAAGGCTCGATGCGTGCCGATGTGAACGTCTCCGTGCGCAGGCCCGGCGAGGAATTCGGCACGCGCTGCGAGATCAAGAACATGAACTCGATCCGCTTCATGCAGCAGGCGATCGAGTACGAGGCGCGGCGCCAAATCGAGATCATCGAGGACGGCGGAACCATCGACCAGGAAACCCGCCTCTATGACCCGAACAGGGGCGAGACCCGCTCGATGCGGTCGAAGGAAGAGGCGCACGATTACCGCTATTTCCCGGATCCCGATCTGCTGCCGCTCGAGTTCAGCGAGGCGTTCGTCGAGGAAGAGAAGGCGCGCCTGCCGGAACTGCCGGACGCGAAGAAGGCCCGCTTCATGAGCGAGTGGGGCCTCAGCGCCTATGACGCGGCGATCCTCGTCGAGGAGCAGGAGACGGCGGCCTTCTATGAGAAGGTGGCCGAGGGCCGCGATCCGAAGCTGGCGGCGAACTGGATGATCACCGAGCTGTTCGGCAACCTCAACAAGGCAGGCAAGAGCCTCGCCGAGAGCCCGGTCGACGAAGCCAAGCTCGGCGGCCTGATCGACCTGATCACCGACAACACGATCTCCGGCCGTATCGCCAAGGACGTCTTCGCCGAGATGTTCGAGAGCGGCAAGGACGCCGCCACGATCGTCGAGGAGAAGGGGTTGAGGCAGGTCACGGACACCGGCGCGATCGAGGAACTGATCGACAGTGTCATGGCCTCCCAGGCGGAGAAGGTCGCGGAATACCGCTCCGGCAAGGACAAGCTTTTCGGCTTCTTCGTCGGCCAGGTGATGAAGCAGAGCCAGGGCAAGGCCAACCCGGCGATGGTCAACGAGCTGCTGAAGAAGAAGCTCGCGGGGTAA